TAAAATGTACCGGATTACATTATAGAATAAATGCGATTGCTTGTGCGGTAATGTATAATATAACAGATGATGATATTATTGATTCAATAAAAGAATTAAAGTCCGAGACTTACACTTCTATTGGTACAAGTGCTTCGGGATGTGCGTATGCAGCTCTGGATATATTGGGAATTGAAAAATATGCAGGAGATTCTCGAGAGGTAAAAAGATATTTGAATTGTAAATTCGATTTTTATAAAGATTTTGTTGTTAAAGCACAAGAGATGAAAAATAAATCTTGATATTACACACTTTTATAATCAATATGGATATATATTATTGTAACAATAAAGTATATGTGATACAATAAAACCTATATGTAAATCAAAGGCAAAAACAATGGAGGGATACACAATGGGCAAAGAAAATTTACATATATTCAGAGGAGAATTGGCACTTGCGTTGGCGGTTATAATCAACAGTTTCGGCGTTGTGCTTATGTTATATTCAGGTGCGGGAATTTCGGCTATATCAAGTGTTCCGTATGCGTTTTCGGAGGTTATTCCGAAAGTATCGCTTGGAACATGGACATATATTTTTCAAGGATTGCTTGTTTTGAGTTTAATGATACTTAGGAAAAAGTTTGTTCCGCAATATTTGTTCAGCTTTGTGGTGGGTTTTATATTCAGTGAATTGCTTGACGTGCATAAAATGTGGATAGACGTTTTACCGACAGATTTGGGTTGGTGCGTGTTATACTTCGCCGTAAGTTATTTCTTGCTTTGTATAGGAATAGCTTTGTCGAACAGATGTAAATTACCGATAATACCGACAGACCTTTTCCCGAGAGAATTGTCAGAGATTATAAACGTTTCATATTCAAAAGTTAAAATAATTTTTGACGTAACGTGTTTGACTGTAACAGCCGGTATGACGCTTATATTTCTCGGACGTCTTGACGGATTGGGAATAGGAACTGTCCTTGCGGCGTTTACTATGGGTAAAACGGTCGGCATTATCGTCAATATGATGGATAAAAAGTTCAGATTTGTTTCGTTTTTATCTAAATAAATTATAAATAAGAACGCATATCAACGGTAAGTTCTTCTTCAATATTGATAAGCTTTTTAGCAATATCTTTTGACTTTTCGTCGGCGGCTTTGTACTTGTTAAGATATTTGTGCAATGTTTTAACACCCATATTACAGCCGTCGGTGATAAGGTCGGCAATCGTATTATCCGAAGAATCGGCAGAAATTTTTATATTCGTTTTAAACCACGACATACCTTTAGCCATAGGATTAGGATCTTTGCCGTCGTCGTGGTATTTGTCAAGAAGTATTTGAATTTCATCTTGAAGTTGTTGGTGGTCTGATTTTGCTTTTTCAAGCATTTGCTTGAAATTACCGTTGTTTACATCACCGAGAACTTCTTCTATTGAATACACGCCCATTTTTATACCGGCGTCACATTCTCTTAAAAGTTTTACAGTATCTTGTTCTATCATAATATCACTCCTTTTGGGTATAGTAATAACCTTAAAAATGTATTTTATTCGGTAAATTGAGATATGATACATATATATTTTGGTAATATATCAAAATAATTTTAACTATGATGTTGAAATCGGTATGTTTTTGATATATAATGTATTATTGGTAAAATATACGACTTGGAGGAAACATTCTATGAGGAAACATTCTATTATGAAAAAAATAATATCGTTAATATCGGCAGCAGTGATTTGTGCGACGGCATCTGCACCTGTTATGGCGGCAGGTTGGCAGAAACAGTATCCGTGGGCAAAGGAAAGCGTTGAATATTGCTTGGAAAACAATATAATTTCGGGTGACGAAACAGGTGACCTTATGCTCGGCGGAAATCTTACAAGAGAACAAATGGCGAAAATATTTACAGATACATTTAATTTACAATCGAATTCAGCAGTTCGATTTAATGATGTGGAAAAAAATAAGTGGTCATATAAATATGTACAGGCATTTCAAGATTATATGCCGAAAAAAGGCTCGTTATTTAACGGCGGTGAATATGTAACGCGTGAAGAATTTGCGGCGTCATTGGTAAAAGCAAGCGGTCAAAAGGCAGCTGACAGTTATACAATCACAAATTACAGCTTTAAAGACACTCAAAGCGTTGATGACGCATATAAAAATTTGCTTGAAACCGCGGTAACAAATTTGTATATGCTTGGTGACAGCGGTAATATACGTCCGAAAGATTTGCTTACAAGAGCGGAGGCTTGTACGTTCCTTTACAGAGTGGTAAATCCTGCGGCAGACAAAACTTCAATCACAGGTAACGCACAGGTGACGGTTGAACAGGCACAGGCTTGGGCAAAGGCAAAAGGGGCACACCAAAGATTTATTGATATAGCACCGATTTATTGGTATTACGGAGAAGTTTTCGGAATCAGACCGGAAGTGATGTATGCACAAGCCGGCAAAGAAACAGCATACGGAAATTACGGCGGCGCTGTATTGCCTGAAATGAATAACTGGGCAGGCATAAAAATTAAAAAACCGACAGGTGACAAAACAGAGGATCACGAAACTTTTGCAACACCTGAGGACGGTGTAAGAGCACATTATAATCATATGGCTGCGTATGTCGGTCTTGCACCCGTAGGAGAGCCACACGACAGATATTATGTTGTAAAGAGTATAGCTTGGGCAGGTACGGTAAAGTATGTCGAGCAACTTGGCGGACGTTGGTGTCCTGATATTAATTACGGATATGACATAATGACAATGGTTGAAAATATGTTGAAATACTAAAATACAAGGAGTAATTTATGATACTGCTTAATGGAAGTAATATAAAGAAAATGTTTCTTGATGAAACGCTTTTTGACAGTGTATCGTTTAATGTTGACAGTAACGATAAAATCGGTTTTATCGGTGTAAACGGTGCGGGAAAATCAACCCTTTTTAAGATAATCACAGGTGATATGGATTATGATGAGGGTGAAATTTTTAAGAATAAAGGCTTGCGTGTCGGTTACCTTGATCAGTATTCCGTAAACGGCAGTGAAAAGAGTATATGGGAAGAAACTCTTACGGTGTTTGCCGATGTAATCGAAATGGAAAATCAGCTTGATGAAATTCGTTTCGATATAGAAAATAATAACGGCAATATCGACGAGCTTGTAAAACGTCAAACTTCTTTGCAGGAAGCATTTGCCGAACGTGACGGATTTTATTATAAATCAAAAGTTAAAAGCACACTTACTGGACTGGGCTTTTCGGAAGATGAATTTGACTTGTGTGTAGACAAATTGTCGGGCGGTCAAAAAACTCGTGTCGCACTCGGTAAAATTCTTTTGTCCGATGCAAATTTGTTGCTTTTGGACGAGCCGACAAACCATCTTGATATAGAGTCGGTTGAATGGCTTGAGGATTTCCTAAGAAACTATAGCGGTGCATTTATTGTAATATCGCACGACAGATATTTTCTTGACAGAGTTACGAACAAGACTTTTGAACTTGAAAACGGTCGTTTCCGTTCGTATAACGGAAATTACAGTGCATATATGGCACAAAGGGAGATTGACAAAAAGACCGAACAGAGAAATTATGATAACACAATGCGTGAAATTCAGCGTCTTGAAAATGTTGTTGAACAGCAAAGACGTTGGGGCAGAGAGAAAAATATTAAAACCGCCGAAAGCAAAATGAAAGTTATCGAAAGACTTGAAAAAGATTTGAATGCACCTATGCAGTCGCCCGAAGAAATGGAGTTTACATTCAAGGCCTGTGCAGGCGGCGGACAAGATGTTGTTCAGACGGAAAGCTTGGGCATGGCATTTGATAATAACAGATTGTTTTCAAATGTTGATATGCTTATTAAAAAAGGTGAAAAGGTATTCCTTTTAGGCCCGAACGGCTGCGGTAAAACGACGTTGCTTAAAATTTTAATGGGCGATTATGAGCAGACGGAAGGCTCATATAAAATCGGTGCGAATATCCATATAGGATACTATGATCAAATTCAAGAAAATCTTAATATGGATAAAACAGTTATAGACGAGGTATGGGATGAATATCCTAACCTTACTCAAACTCAAATCAGAAATGCACTTGCAGTATTTTTGTTTAAAGGCGAAGATGTGTTTAAGGAAATACATAAGTTGTCCGGTGGCGAGAGAGCGAGAGTTGAACTTGTAAAACTTATGCTTAAGAGTGTTAATCTGCTTATAATGGACGAACCTACAAACCATCTTGACATTGAATCGAGAGAGGCTCTTGAAAATGCACTTTCCGATTATGACGGTACTATGATAATGGTATCGCACGACAGATATTTTATAAATAAACTTGCCGACAGAATTTTGTATTTGACACCGAACGGTGTTGAAAGTTACAGAGGTGATTACGACAGCTTTGTGGCTCGTGAAACGGTTAAGACAGAACAGAAAACAGAGTCGGCAGGTCATCTTGATTATAAGGAGCAAAAGCGTTTGGAGGCGGAAAAACGTAAAACGCTTAATCGCTTTGCAAAGGTTGAGGACGAAATATCAAATAAGGAATCGGAGGTTGAGGAACTTTCTAAAGAGCTTGAAAATTCCGATATTGCAACTGATTATGTCAAAGCAGGCGAGATAACCGATAAAATAACAGAATTGCAGGACAAAATCGAAAGCCTTATGGAAGAATGGGAACGCTTGCAGATGATAATAGAAGAAAGTGGGTATGACGTATGAGAGCGGTTGTACAGAGAGTAACGAATGCTGATGTTAAAATTGACGGCAGAGTGAACGGAAAAATAGATGACGGCTTGCTTGTTCTTCTCGGTGTCGGCAACGGTGATACAGAAGAAGATATGAAGTATATCGCAGACAAGATTATAAAGTTGCGTATTTTCAGTGACGAAAACGATAAAATGAATTTGAGTCTTGAAGATGTCGGCGGAAGCATGCTCGTTATATCGCAATTTACTTTATACGGCGATTGCTCGCATGGCAGACGACCGTATTTTGGCAACGCAATGGAGCCTGTCAGCGCAAATGAAATGTATGAAAAATTTGTTGCATATATCAGGGAACAAGGTATACATACCGAAACAGGCGAATTCGGTGCGGATATGAAAGTATCACTTACAAATGACGGTCCTGTTACAATAATTTTGGAGAGCAAGAACTGAGGTTGTAATGATGCGAAGAAAAGAACGTGAAGTTACGGATTACAATAAAATGATTGAAATGTTGAAATCGTGTGACTGCTGTCGTATAGGATTGGTGGACGATAAAGGTGCGTATATTGTTCCGATGAACTTCGGATATGAAGATAATAACGGCAAACTTACATTGTATTTTCACGGAGCGACAGAGGGGAAGAAGATTGATCTAATCAATAATCAACCCGAAATAAGTTTTGAAACAGATACGAAACATGAGCTTGTAACAAGTGATACTGCTTGCGGTCATTCGTATTTGTATCAAAGCATTATGGGTAGGGGACAGGTAAAAATAGTGGCAGACAGGGACACTAAAATTAAAGGACTTAATCAAATCATGCACCACTATACAGGTGAATCCGATTATGAATTTAACGAAAACGTGCTTGAACGCACGGCTGTCATAAAATTAGCTGTGACAGAATGGTCGTGCAAAGAACATTAAAACTTGTAAAAGCTATTGAAAACAGTGTCGATTAATGATATAATTAAAATAATATAATAAACGGAGGAAAGAAAATGCAGAATGAAACAGTAATTGTACTTGACTTCGGCGGTCAGTATAATCAGCTTATAGCCCGCAGAGTGCGTGAATGTAACGTATATTGCGAGGTTATGTCATACAAAAATTCTATCGAGAAGATTAAAGAAAAAAATCCGGTAGGTATCATTTTTACTGGCGGTCCGAACAGTGTGTATGACGAAAAATCACCACACTGCGATAAGGCAATTTTTGAACTTGGTATTCCTATTTTGGGTATTTGTTACGGCAGTCAGCTTATGGCATATACTCTTGGCGGTCACGTTGATACTGCTCCTGTAAGTGAGTACGGTAAGACGGAAATTACAACTTCTGAAAGTAAGTTGTTTGAAAATGTTGATAAAAATACAGTAGTTTGGATGAGCCATACGGATTATATCGATAAAATTCCGGAAGGTTTCAAGATTACTGCTTATTCTAACGATTGTCCGTGTGCGGCTTATGAAGATGAAGAAAAGAAATTGTATGCGGTACAGTATCACCCGGAAGTAAATCATTCTGTACAAGGTCAGCAGATGTTGAAGAATTTCTTGTTTAACGTTTGTGGTTGTAAGGGCGATTGGCTTATGTCCGATTTTGCCGAAAAATCAATTCAGGCTTTGCGTGAAAAGATTGGTGACGGTAAAGTTTTATGTGCTCTTTCAGGCGGTGTGGATTCATCTGTTGCGGCAGTTATGCTTCATAAAGCGGTAGGCAAGCAGCTTACTTGTGTGTTCGTTGATAACGGACTTCTTCGTAAAAATGAGGGCGATGAAGTTGAAAATCTTTTCAGAAATCAGTTTGATATTAACCTTATCAGAGCAAATGCACAGGATAGATTTTTAGGTAAGCTTGAGGGTGTAAAAGAACCCGAAAAGAAACGTAAGATTATAGGTGAGGAATTTATCCGTGTGTTCGAGGCGGAAGCTAAGAAAATCGGTAAGGTTGATTATCTTGTTCAAGGTACAATTTATCCGGACGTTATCGAAAGCGGTGCAGGTGATGCGGCTGTTATTAAGAGCCATCATAATGTAGGCGGACTTCCGGAACACGTTGATTTTAAAGAAATTGTTGAACCGCTTCGTGATTTGTTTAAGGATGAAGTGCGTCAGCTTGGTATCGAACTTGGTTTGCCTGAAAAATTCGTATGGCGTCAACCATTCCCGGGACCTGGACTGGCCGTAAGAGTTATAGGTGAAATTACAGAAGATAAACTTGAAATTTTGCGTGACGCAGACGCTATATTCAGAGAAGAAATCGCAAATGCAGGTCTTGAAAGAGATATAAACCAGTATTTTGCCGTTATTACAGATATGCGTAGCGTCGGTGTTATGGGTGACGGCAGAACATATGATTATACTCTTGCTTTAAGAGCCGTAACCACAACCGACTTTATGACAGCTGATTGGGCAAGAATACCTTTCGATGTCCTAGAAAAAGCATCAAATCGTATCGTAAACGAAGTAAAACACGTTAATAGACTTGTCTATGATATAACTTCAAAACCACCCGCAACTATTGAGTGGGAATAAAACGAAAAATCCCCGAAATCCTTGTAAATACAGGGTTTTCGGGGTTTCTTTTTGTCTTTTGAGTGCGTTTTGAGTACAAAAGTTAATTACTCTCCATGTTTTTGCTAGATTCGAAGTATTCTTTTGCATCACTTGGTTTTAAGTCCCAATACTTAATTAACAAGTCAATAATTTTTTTGTCATCTACATTTGCTTCCATCATTGCACAAATTGCTCTGTGGATTCCACAAAAAAATTCATCTTCAACTGCTTCATCAACATGTTGTTGATATTTGCGTCTGAAGTTGTCAATAATTTCAGGACCTAAGTCGGAAAACTCCTTTTTTAAAACATCAAGTGCATTTTTATCATTAATCTTCATAATAACCCTCCTTGTAGACTAAATATCTGATGAAATTTTAACGGTGATACCGTTTTTTGAACCGAGCATAACGTTTGAACGCTGCAGTTCTAATTCAATCGCTTCTTTTGTCTCTTTTAAGCTATCTAAGACATTTAATGTTTCTTTATCAGGTGTGTCGCTATATTTAGCGGCACATTTTTCATATCCGTAATTTATCTTTTCCCAACGAAGTATATCTTTCAAAAGGTTTTCTTGTTTTAATCTACATAAAACGTCATCTGCGTTATATTCT
The window above is part of the Hominilimicola fabiformis genome. Proteins encoded here:
- a CDS encoding DUF6198 family protein, whose protein sequence is MGKENLHIFRGELALALAVIINSFGVVLMLYSGAGISAISSVPYAFSEVIPKVSLGTWTYIFQGLLVLSLMILRKKFVPQYLFSFVVGFIFSELLDVHKMWIDVLPTDLGWCVLYFAVSYFLLCIGIALSNRCKLPIIPTDLFPRELSEIINVSYSKVKIIFDVTCLTVTAGMTLIFLGRLDGLGIGTVLAAFTMGKTVGIIVNMMDKKFRFVSFLSK
- a CDS encoding glucosaminidase domain-containing protein; this encodes MKKIISLISAAVICATASAPVMAAGWQKQYPWAKESVEYCLENNIISGDETGDLMLGGNLTREQMAKIFTDTFNLQSNSAVRFNDVEKNKWSYKYVQAFQDYMPKKGSLFNGGEYVTREEFAASLVKASGQKAADSYTITNYSFKDTQSVDDAYKNLLETAVTNLYMLGDSGNIRPKDLLTRAEACTFLYRVVNPAADKTSITGNAQVTVEQAQAWAKAKGAHQRFIDIAPIYWYYGEVFGIRPEVMYAQAGKETAYGNYGGAVLPEMNNWAGIKIKKPTGDKTEDHETFATPEDGVRAHYNHMAAYVGLAPVGEPHDRYYVVKSIAWAGTVKYVEQLGGRWCPDINYGYDIMTMVENMLKY
- a CDS encoding ABC transporter C-terminal domain-containing protein, yielding MVSHDRYFINKLADRILYLTPNGVESYRGDYDSFVARETVKTEQKTESAGHLDYKEQKRLEAEKRKTLNRFAKVEDEISNKESEVEELSKELENSDIATDYVKAGEITDKITELQDKIESLMEEWERLQMIIEESGYDV
- the dtd gene encoding D-aminoacyl-tRNA deacylase — its product is MRAVVQRVTNADVKIDGRVNGKIDDGLLVLLGVGNGDTEEDMKYIADKIIKLRIFSDENDKMNLSLEDVGGSMLVISQFTLYGDCSHGRRPYFGNAMEPVSANEMYEKFVAYIREQGIHTETGEFGADMKVSLTNDGPVTIILESKN
- a CDS encoding pyridoxamine 5'-phosphate oxidase family protein → MMRRKEREVTDYNKMIEMLKSCDCCRIGLVDDKGAYIVPMNFGYEDNNGKLTLYFHGATEGKKIDLINNQPEISFETDTKHELVTSDTACGHSYLYQSIMGRGQVKIVADRDTKIKGLNQIMHHYTGESDYEFNENVLERTAVIKLAVTEWSCKEH
- the guaA gene encoding glutamine-hydrolyzing GMP synthase translates to MQNETVIVLDFGGQYNQLIARRVRECNVYCEVMSYKNSIEKIKEKNPVGIIFTGGPNSVYDEKSPHCDKAIFELGIPILGICYGSQLMAYTLGGHVDTAPVSEYGKTEITTSESKLFENVDKNTVVWMSHTDYIDKIPEGFKITAYSNDCPCAAYEDEEKKLYAVQYHPEVNHSVQGQQMLKNFLFNVCGCKGDWLMSDFAEKSIQALREKIGDGKVLCALSGGVDSSVAAVMLHKAVGKQLTCVFVDNGLLRKNEGDEVENLFRNQFDINLIRANAQDRFLGKLEGVKEPEKKRKIIGEEFIRVFEAEAKKIGKVDYLVQGTIYPDVIESGAGDAAVIKSHHNVGGLPEHVDFKEIVEPLRDLFKDEVRQLGIELGLPEKFVWRQPFPGPGLAVRVIGEITEDKLEILRDADAIFREEIANAGLERDINQYFAVITDMRSVGVMGDGRTYDYTLALRAVTTTDFMTADWARIPFDVLEKASNRIVNEVKHVNRLVYDITSKPPATIEWE